A stretch of candidate division WOR-3 bacterium DNA encodes these proteins:
- a CDS encoding MnhB domain-containing protein, whose amino-acid sequence MKKKKNSGMTFIVKNITNVMVGFMLVFGAYIVLYGHITPGGGFPGGVMIALAYILITLAYGRKVVESMVSGMAGSIADDFGALAFLILGLIGLWFSGKFLFNFLPKGTPFNLFSAGSIILYNLAITLKVGMSLYIVFLALSILQRVVTEVEK is encoded by the coding sequence ATGAAAAAAAAGAAAAATTCAGGAATGACTTTTATTGTGAAAAATATAACCAATGTAATGGTTGGGTTTATGCTTGTTTTTGGGGCTTACATTGTTCTCTATGGACATATCACTCCTGGAGGAGGTTTTCCTGGAGGAGTGATGATTGCTCTTGCGTATATACTCATAACCCTTGCTTATGGAAGGAAAGTTGTGGAAAGTATGGTTTCAGGAATGGCGGGTTCTATTGCCGATGATTTTGGGGCTCTTGCTTTTCTTATTCTTGGGCTAATTGGTTTATGGTTTAGTGGAAAATTTCTCTTCAATTTTCTCCCAAAAGGAACTCCTTTCAATTTGTTTTCTGCGGGTAGTATTATCTTGTATAACCTTGCAATAACATTGAAGGTAGGGATGAGTCTTTATATTGTTTTCCTTGCTCTATCAATACTTCAGAGAGTGGTTACGGAGGTCGAAAAATGA
- the mbhE gene encoding hydrogen gas-evolving membrane-bound hydrogenase subunit E yields METIIILHILLVFMIIGSIITIEIKNMLSAVIAIGSVGFILSIMFLFLGAPDIAITQVIVEILSLIILIRSTINVDNVSIEKKEEHVLSNRTTLIFVGVILVFAWFAFRSLPPFGEPLMRISNYYLNNGLRDVGATNFVTSVILDYRAYDTFGEAMVLFVSISGAFAILRRWKREQHKDFLRIDREH; encoded by the coding sequence ATGGAAACCATAATTATTTTACATATTTTACTTGTTTTTATGATAATAGGTTCTATTATTACAATAGAAATCAAGAATATGCTTTCTGCTGTCATAGCTATTGGTTCTGTGGGTTTTATTCTCTCAATTATGTTTTTATTTCTTGGTGCTCCAGATATAGCGATAACTCAGGTCATTGTGGAGATTTTATCCTTAATAATCCTTATTCGTTCAACAATAAATGTGGACAATGTTTCTATAGAAAAGAAGGAAGAACACGTTCTTTCCAATAGAACCACTCTCATTTTTGTGGGAGTAATACTTGTTTTTGCCTGGTTTGCATTTCGATCTCTTCCTCCCTTTGGAGAGCCTCTAATGAGAATTTCAAATTATTATTTAAATAATGGACTGCGGGATGTGGGAGCAACCAATTTTGTAACCTCTGTCATTCTCGATTACAGAGCCTATGACACTTTTGGAGAAGCAATGGTGCTTTTTGTTTCAATTAGTGGTGCTTTTGCAATACTACGCAGATGGAAACGTGAGCAGCATAAGGATTTCTTACGGATAGATAGGGAGCATTAA
- a CDS encoding nickel-dependent hydrogenase large subunit: MKETIIPIGPYHPLLEEPEHFKLYVEGERVVDLDVEIGYNHRGVEKLSEGKTWDQVAYLVERICGICSTSHPMAYCLAVEDLLGCEVPKRAQLIRVVVCELERLHSHLLWVGLAGHFIGYNTVWMWAWKYRETILEICEKLTGNRNHYAMFKPGGVRRDFNKEQIEYGLERIVEVEKPIQMLTDAILDDPVIHKRLKGIGVLKKEDAILYSAVGPTARGSGVPFDVRKDEPLDGYKDLKWKVIVQEDGDVFSKGVVRLLECFESISMIKQALSSLPEGPIDADIREVPPGEGCGRYEAPRGEVFHYVRSDGSNMPYRHKIRAPTFNNLPTFKASCKGETIADVALITASIDPCYCCTERVAVIDKNNNKKILGEKELLKLSVEKTKDIIKKLGKTPPLYRMEI; encoded by the coding sequence ATGAAAGAAACGATAATTCCAATTGGTCCATATCATCCACTCCTTGAAGAACCCGAACACTTCAAACTTTACGTTGAAGGTGAAAGAGTGGTTGATCTTGATGTTGAAATCGGTTATAATCACAGGGGGGTTGAGAAATTGTCCGAAGGTAAAACATGGGACCAAGTTGCATATCTTGTTGAAAGAATCTGCGGAATCTGTTCAACTTCCCATCCAATGGCTTATTGCCTTGCTGTGGAAGATCTCCTTGGTTGTGAAGTTCCGAAAAGAGCTCAGCTGATTAGAGTTGTTGTTTGTGAATTAGAAAGACTCCATTCTCATCTCCTCTGGGTTGGTCTTGCAGGGCATTTTATTGGATATAATACTGTTTGGATGTGGGCTTGGAAATACAGAGAGACAATCCTGGAAATTTGTGAGAAATTGACTGGTAACAGAAATCATTATGCAATGTTTAAACCAGGTGGAGTTAGAAGAGATTTTAATAAAGAGCAGATTGAATACGGGTTGGAACGGATTGTTGAAGTTGAGAAACCTATCCAGATGCTTACAGATGCGATTCTCGATGACCCTGTGATTCACAAAAGACTCAAAGGAATTGGTGTTTTGAAAAAAGAAGATGCGATTCTTTATTCTGCAGTTGGTCCTACAGCTAGGGGGTCAGGAGTGCCTTTTGATGTTAGAAAAGATGAACCTCTTGATGGATATAAAGACCTTAAGTGGAAGGTTATTGTTCAAGAAGATGGGGATGTTTTCAGTAAAGGTGTTGTTCGTCTTCTTGAATGTTTTGAGTCTATCTCTATGATAAAACAGGCTCTTTCGAGTTTACCGGAAGGTCCAATTGATGCGGATATTAGAGAGGTTCCACCTGGTGAAGGTTGTGGTCGTTATGAAGCTCCGAGAGGTGAAGTTTTTCATTATGTGCGAAGCGATGGTTCGAATATGCCTTATCGACATAAGATAAGGGCTCCTACTTTCAATAATCTGCCAACTTTTAAAGCCTCCTGCAAGGGAGAGACAATTGCAGATGTTGCTCTTATAACCGCTTCCATTGATCCCTGTTATTGTTGTACAGAAAGGGTTGCGGTTATTGATAAGAACAACAATAAGAAGATCCTTGGAGAGAAAGAATTGCTGAAATTGAGCGTAGAGAAAACAAAAGATATTATAAAAAAATTGGGTAAAACGCCTCCTCTTTACAGAATGGAGATATAA
- the mnhG gene encoding monovalent cation/H(+) antiporter subunit G, with protein sequence MSNNLALSFVIVGVIFDLLGCLGLIRLPDIYNRLQAATKSVTLGTCAILFGVALEMGIVSVGGIKALICIIFILLTSPTAAHALSRGSHLGGFKLWEGSKMDKLKEDKGR encoded by the coding sequence ATGAGTAATAATCTTGCTTTAAGTTTTGTCATTGTTGGGGTTATTTTTGATTTATTGGGATGTCTTGGTCTTATCAGGCTACCTGATATTTACAATCGTCTGCAGGCTGCGACAAAGTCGGTTACTCTTGGAACCTGTGCAATACTATTTGGTGTAGCTCTGGAAATGGGTATTGTGAGCGTTGGTGGAATAAAGGCTTTGATTTGTATAATATTTATCCTGCTCACCTCTCCGACAGCAGCCCATGCTCTTTCAAGAGGTTCTCATTTAGGAGGATTTAAACTGTGGGAAGGAAGTAAAATGGATAAGTTGAAGGAAGATAAAGGAAGATAA
- a CDS encoding 4Fe-4S dicluster domain-containing protein, translated as MRIKKPKVRELGEAIRALIKGPFTTKFPFESPNIIPEYRGFPEYQEDGCVRCGACAEVCPARAIEVEESEKDGKKFRKMRFLYDVCLLCGQCGALCTTGKGIKYTNNYSKNTFDRKNAIQEVEDELVLCEKCGEIITTKLHLEWIGERLGEKAFANPTIVLSKYTDMSIAEFEGKLIEPEEFLREDWYKILCPTCRRAAWMKENFQ; from the coding sequence ATGAGGATAAAAAAACCGAAAGTCAGAGAACTTGGGGAAGCAATAAGGGCTCTTATTAAAGGACCTTTTACGACAAAATTTCCTTTTGAGTCACCTAATATTATTCCTGAATACAGAGGTTTCCCTGAATACCAGGAAGATGGGTGTGTCCGCTGTGGAGCTTGCGCTGAAGTCTGCCCTGCAAGAGCCATTGAAGTTGAAGAGTCCGAAAAAGACGGAAAGAAATTCAGAAAAATGAGATTTCTTTATGATGTCTGTCTTCTCTGCGGACAATGTGGAGCTTTATGCACAACCGGTAAAGGTATTAAATATACAAATAACTATTCCAAAAACACTTTTGACAGGAAAAATGCAATTCAGGAAGTTGAAGACGAACTGGTTTTGTGCGAAAAATGCGGTGAGATTATAACGACAAAATTGCATCTTGAGTGGATTGGTGAGAGACTTGGAGAAAAAGCCTTTGCAAATCCCACTATTGTTCTATCAAAATATACTGATATGAGTATCGCAGAATTTGAAGGCAAATTGATTGAGCCTGAAGAATTTTTAAGAGAAGAC
- a CDS encoding sodium:proton antiporter: MTLYFLDFVLLSIGLYALVVKRHIVKKILGVAIMEYSVNLFLVLLGFKKSGIPPILTKDMDFETFIRTAVDPLPQALVLTSIVIGLGTLALMVAMAIRLYERYGTFDMDEINRLRG; encoded by the coding sequence ATGACTTTATATTTTCTTGATTTCGTGTTGTTAAGTATAGGTTTATATGCTCTTGTGGTAAAGAGACATATTGTTAAAAAGATTCTTGGAGTTGCAATAATGGAATATTCGGTTAATCTTTTTCTCGTACTCCTTGGATTCAAAAAATCTGGAATTCCTCCTATTCTGACTAAAGATATGGACTTCGAGACCTTTATTCGCACTGCTGTTGACCCTTTGCCACAGGCTCTGGTTCTAACTTCTATCGTTATCGGACTTGGGACTCTTGCATTAATGGTTGCAATGGCTATTAGACTTTACGAGAGATACGGAACTTTTGATATGGACGAGATAAATAGGCTTAGAGGTTAG
- a CDS encoding proton-conducting transporter membrane subunit, producing the protein MGGNILLYPIIIPFLAGIFTLIVPRLKRFKQSLTVAVTLYLLILSYRLFNLGGVVESLLSFKFLNYRADWTLKLNQISGFMLLFTYLIGFLVSIYIIRSRDEVVTGDNQFLTYFLWTLSGASGVFLSSNLLFLLTFWEMVTAVFFLYINLGKGKGISEAARKTYVILGFADAFFLFGVIYIWVTIGNLDIDLISISTEGVLPRVAFFSFVISALAKAGAIPFHTWIPDISEEAPVSMVAFIPGSLDKLLGIYLLSLAMLKLFSVQPILTFIVMLIGALTIIIGVLLALIQHNLKKLLSYHAVSQVGYMVLGIATGNPVGVLGGLFHMLNNVIYKGGLFLCAGAIEKETGTTELEELGGLYRKMPFMMISNLILALAISGVPPLNGFTSKWMVYQGVLLAGQPVFLVLAVFGSALTLASFLKVIYSVYFGGASNIFEKAGKPSLLMTGPISVLAILCIFFGIFPGFSMNYFFIPMEFNVLAKISPAEVLAGLSFTNTLWKPYEATVALIIGLVIGVGLYLFGKIFNYREESIFTGGEKFGLEERRFPGTGLYLTIFELPFIGTFLKDCDRGSYDLYNITKIIGWKSIVEKLKNLHDGILSTYLSWCIIGLMIIMSILMRG; encoded by the coding sequence ATGGGTGGTAATATACTGTTGTATCCAATAATAATACCTTTCCTTGCAGGGATTTTCACTTTGATTGTCCCGAGGTTAAAAAGATTTAAACAATCGCTAACTGTTGCAGTAACTCTTTATTTGCTTATTCTTTCTTACCGTTTGTTTAATTTAGGAGGTGTAGTAGAGAGTTTATTATCTTTCAAATTTTTAAATTATAGGGCAGATTGGACTCTCAAACTCAATCAGATTAGTGGTTTTATGCTTTTATTCACCTATCTTATTGGATTTTTAGTTTCTATATACATTATTCGCTCCAGAGATGAAGTGGTGACAGGAGATAATCAATTTCTAACTTATTTCCTCTGGACTCTTTCGGGAGCTTCGGGTGTATTTCTTTCTTCAAATTTATTATTCCTGCTAACTTTCTGGGAAATGGTTACGGCTGTTTTCTTTCTTTACATCAATCTTGGCAAAGGCAAGGGGATTTCCGAGGCAGCTCGAAAAACCTATGTTATTCTTGGTTTTGCAGATGCATTTTTCCTCTTTGGTGTTATTTATATCTGGGTAACTATAGGGAATCTGGATATAGATTTAATTTCTATTTCTACAGAAGGGGTTCTTCCCAGAGTAGCGTTCTTCTCTTTTGTTATCTCAGCTCTTGCAAAAGCCGGGGCTATTCCTTTTCACACCTGGATTCCTGATATTTCGGAAGAGGCTCCTGTTTCAATGGTGGCTTTTATCCCTGGTTCTCTTGATAAATTACTCGGTATTTATCTTTTATCTCTCGCAATGTTAAAATTATTTTCTGTCCAACCAATCTTAACCTTTATCGTTATGCTCATAGGTGCTCTCACAATCATTATTGGAGTTCTTCTGGCTCTAATTCAGCACAATCTCAAGAAATTGTTGTCCTATCATGCTGTTAGTCAGGTTGGTTATATGGTTCTTGGCATTGCAACGGGAAATCCAGTTGGGGTTTTGGGTGGTTTATTTCATATGCTTAACAATGTAATATACAAAGGTGGTCTTTTTCTATGTGCTGGGGCTATTGAGAAGGAAACAGGAACAACAGAATTGGAAGAATTGGGAGGCTTGTATCGAAAAATGCCATTTATGATGATTTCCAATCTGATTCTTGCTCTTGCTATATCCGGAGTTCCGCCTTTGAATGGTTTTACCTCTAAGTGGATGGTTTATCAGGGTGTGCTTTTAGCAGGACAACCTGTATTTCTTGTTCTTGCAGTTTTTGGAAGTGCTTTAACTCTTGCTTCTTTTTTGAAGGTCATTTATTCTGTTTATTTTGGAGGTGCTTCGAATATTTTTGAAAAAGCTGGAAAGCCTTCTTTGTTGATGACAGGACCAATTTCTGTTTTGGCAATTCTCTGTATTTTCTTCGGTATTTTTCCTGGGTTTTCGATGAATTATTTCTTTATACCGATGGAATTTAATGTCCTTGCAAAGATTTCTCCAGCAGAAGTCTTAGCAGGTCTTAGTTTTACCAATACACTATGGAAACCATACGAGGCTACCGTGGCTTTGATTATTGGTCTTGTAATCGGCGTTGGGTTATATTTGTTTGGGAAAATATTTAATTATAGAGAAGAATCAATATTTACCGGTGGGGAGAAGTTTGGGCTTGAGGAGAGAAGATTCCCCGGGACAGGTCTTTATCTTACGATTTTTGAACTTCCCTTTATAGGAACTTTTCTTAAGGATTGCGATAGGGGCTCCTATGATTTGTACAATATAACAAAAATTATAGGATGGAAATCAATTGTCGAAAAATTAAAAAATTTGCATGATGGAATCTTGTCAACCTATCTATCTTGGTGTATTATAGGATTAATGATAATAATGTCCATTTTAATGAGAGGTTAA
- a CDS encoding cation:proton antiporter: protein MFTFLFICLIIASFMCLYRVLVGPTPPDRMVAIDILGILVIGMCALFAAYEKRDFYLYIAISWSILSFIGTLALVKFLEGRGFDE, encoded by the coding sequence ATGTTTACTTTTTTATTTATTTGTTTAATAATTGCATCTTTTATGTGTCTTTATAGAGTCCTTGTGGGACCAACCCCGCCTGACAGAATGGTTGCCATAGACATACTTGGTATTCTCGTGATTGGTATGTGCGCTCTTTTTGCGGCTTACGAAAAAAGAGATTTTTATCTCTATATAGCTATTTCTTGGTCAATCCTTTCTTTTATTGGAACTCTTGCCCTTGTCAAATTCCTTGAAGGGAGGGGTTTCGATGAGTAA
- a CDS encoding Na+/H+ antiporter subunit E — translation MKKKFAQFIIYFIMWVLLTWSLKLQDIMAGVLVALFITILTRKLFPEDIIKLLQPKRFFFALLYIPYLVYYIILANFDVAYRVLNPSLPINPGIVKVKTKLKNEFAKVILANSITLTPGTLTVEVDGENFYVHWINIISDDPEVQREIILGRFERMLRRIFE, via the coding sequence ATGAAGAAAAAATTTGCCCAGTTTATCATATACTTTATAATGTGGGTTCTACTGACCTGGTCCTTAAAACTTCAGGATATTATGGCTGGAGTTTTAGTAGCCTTATTTATCACTATCCTTACGCGTAAACTTTTCCCGGAGGATATTATAAAGTTATTACAACCAAAAAGGTTCTTTTTTGCTCTTCTTTATATACCTTATCTCGTGTATTACATAATTCTCGCTAATTTTGATGTTGCTTACAGGGTTTTAAACCCTTCTCTACCAATAAATCCGGGAATTGTTAAGGTGAAAACGAAACTTAAAAATGAATTTGCAAAGGTAATTCTCGCCAATTCAATAACGCTAACTCCAGGAACTCTCACCGTAGAGGTTGACGGTGAAAATTTTTATGTGCACTGGATAAACATTATAAGTGATGACCCGGAAGTCCAAAGAGAAATAATCTTAGGTAGATTTGAAAGAATGTTAAGGAGGATTTTCGAATAA
- a CDS encoding monovalent cation/H+ antiporter subunit D family protein, protein MSALLPLFIAIPVFSAIFILIIGKFDKKHFPRIWSILTSISLLVILALVWGKETIVHEMSGWKPPFGVILVKDYLAQLMLLITNGIASLALIYSFSYIKKYEDYLRFFTLFLFMLAGMNGVVLTGDLFNLFVFLEIASIASYALVGYGVDAEELEASFKYLILGAFASILILFGIGMIYAVTGSLNMADVARFLLEINPDGSNKSVLMVVGLFIVGFGLKAGLVPFHAWLPDAHSSAPAPISVMLSGVLIKVLGIYSLVRVFYNMIGMNPIISNILIVMGSISMVVGALMGFGQDDIKRIFAFSSISQMGYVVVGIGIGTPFAIIGSLFHLFNHAGFKSLLFLSSGAIERCRGTRKLSELGSLREIMPVTSGVSVIGSLSIAGVPPFNGFWSKLIIILAAFSAGYIWLGVLLILTSFLTLAYYLRFQKNVIFGELTSNTRNVREAPFAMLMPLIILAIFCLFVGIFNGWIIESLIIPAESVILNQLGYISSVLGI, encoded by the coding sequence ATGAGCGCCTTATTACCACTATTTATAGCGATTCCTGTATTCAGCGCAATTTTTATTTTGATTATAGGAAAGTTTGACAAGAAACACTTTCCGAGAATATGGTCAATTCTCACTTCTATTTCATTACTCGTTATCCTCGCTCTCGTCTGGGGTAAAGAGACCATTGTTCACGAAATGAGTGGATGGAAACCTCCTTTTGGAGTTATTTTAGTAAAAGATTATCTTGCCCAACTTATGTTACTGATTACTAACGGAATAGCCTCTCTTGCTTTAATTTATTCGTTCTCATATATTAAAAAATATGAAGATTATCTTAGGTTTTTCACTTTATTTTTATTTATGCTTGCAGGGATGAATGGGGTTGTGCTCACGGGAGATTTATTCAATCTATTTGTATTTCTTGAGATTGCGTCCATCGCATCATATGCTCTTGTAGGTTATGGGGTAGATGCTGAAGAATTGGAGGCTTCGTTTAAGTATTTGATATTAGGGGCTTTTGCTTCAATACTGATTTTATTTGGGATTGGAATGATTTACGCAGTGACTGGTTCGCTTAATATGGCTGATGTTGCGAGATTTCTTCTTGAAATTAATCCTGATGGTTCCAATAAATCGGTTTTAATGGTTGTTGGCTTATTTATTGTTGGTTTTGGTCTTAAAGCAGGTCTTGTGCCTTTCCATGCCTGGTTACCTGATGCTCATTCTTCGGCTCCGGCTCCTATATCAGTGATGCTTTCAGGTGTTTTGATTAAGGTTCTCGGGATTTATTCTCTCGTCCGGGTTTTCTATAACATGATTGGAATGAATCCGATTATTTCAAATATTCTTATTGTAATGGGTAGTATCTCAATGGTGGTTGGAGCTTTAATGGGTTTTGGGCAGGATGATATAAAAAGAATCTTCGCTTTTTCTTCAATTAGCCAGATGGGTTATGTAGTTGTAGGAATTGGAATAGGCACTCCTTTTGCTATTATCGGTTCCCTTTTCCATCTATTCAATCACGCAGGATTTAAATCGCTTCTTTTTCTTTCATCAGGTGCAATTGAGAGGTGTAGAGGAACGAGAAAATTATCCGAACTTGGGAGCTTACGAGAAATTATGCCAGTCACATCAGGGGTGTCAGTTATAGGCTCTCTTTCTATTGCTGGAGTGCCGCCCTTTAATGGTTTCTGGAGTAAGTTGATAATAATTCTTGCTGCTTTTTCAGCGGGTTATATATGGCTAGGTGTGCTTCTTATTTTGACTTCTTTTTTGACTTTAGCTTATTATCTTCGGTTCCAGAAAAATGTTATTTTTGGGGAATTAACTTCAAATACGAGAAATGTTCGAGAAGCACCTTTTGCGATGTTAATGCCTCTAATAATTCTGGCTATTTTTTGTCTTTTTGTAGGAATCTTTAACGGTTGGATAATAGAAAGCCTGATTATACCCGCAGAGAGTGTCATATTAAACCAATTAGGCTATATTTCATCGGTGCTTGGGATATGA